One candidate division WOR-3 bacterium DNA segment encodes these proteins:
- a CDS encoding alanine--glyoxylate aminotransferase family protein — MVIKPQYRLWTPGPVAVPKAYLKALDRELVYHREELFGKLLTAVVKRLQQIFLTNQPVYVLTSSGTGAMEAAVVNLVSPGDRVIVTHAGKFGERWREINFRFGAYVDELARPYGEAIPPEELERKLKSNDATKCVFATLTETSTGVTNDIRAFGEICYRLNRILIVDAIAGLGVDELQMDAWHVDVVIGGSQKGFACPPGLAFIALSEKAWTQVEKCKNSRYYFDLRQYKKFAEKGQTPWTPAISLFYALDIALTRMTRRGIKKIWQEKAELASFVRRELEKKGYTLFPQRPSNALTVIRMPEGVDGTKIINYCKQVRKVLLSNGQAELRGKIVRIGHMAPVTKAEMARVLRYFDEACRRFSRKTV; from the coding sequence ATGGTGATTAAACCCCAATATAGACTCTGGACTCCGGGACCGGTTGCGGTTCCCAAAGCCTATCTGAAGGCACTGGACCGGGAACTGGTGTATCACCGCGAGGAGCTCTTCGGAAAGCTGCTGACGGCGGTGGTCAAGAGGTTACAACAAATCTTTTTGACCAATCAGCCGGTTTACGTTCTGACATCGTCCGGGACCGGAGCAATGGAGGCAGCAGTCGTCAATCTGGTCAGTCCGGGAGATCGTGTGATTGTCACTCACGCCGGTAAATTCGGCGAGCGCTGGCGGGAGATTAATTTCCGTTTCGGTGCCTATGTCGATGAGCTGGCGCGGCCTTATGGGGAAGCGATTCCACCCGAGGAGCTCGAACGCAAGTTGAAAAGCAATGACGCTACCAAGTGTGTATTTGCAACCCTGACCGAAACTTCCACCGGGGTCACTAACGACATTAGGGCATTCGGGGAAATCTGCTACCGCTTGAATCGAATTTTAATTGTCGATGCCATCGCCGGACTGGGGGTGGATGAACTGCAGATGGACGCTTGGCATGTGGATGTGGTAATCGGCGGGTCACAGAAGGGTTTCGCCTGTCCACCAGGGCTTGCCTTTATCGCCCTGAGCGAGAAGGCGTGGACACAGGTGGAAAAATGTAAAAACAGCCGTTATTACTTCGATTTAAGGCAGTACAAGAAATTCGCCGAGAAGGGACAGACACCATGGACGCCGGCAATTTCACTCTTTTATGCCCTGGATATCGCTCTGACACGGATGACACGGCGGGGAATTAAGAAAATCTGGCAGGAGAAGGCGGAATTGGCCTCTTTTGTCCGCAGGGAGCTTGAGAAAAAAGGTTATACGCTGTTTCCTCAGCGTCCTTCCAATGCCTTGACTGTTATCCGGATGCCTGAAGGGGTGGATGGAACAAAAATTATTAATTACTGTAAACAGGTCCGGAAGGTGCTTCTTTCGAATGGGCAGGCGGAGTTGCGGGGTAAGATTGTGCGGATCGGCCATATGGCACCGGTTACGAAAGCGGAAATGGCAAGGGTTCTGCGATACTTTGACGAAGCCTGTCGCCGGTTTTCTCGCAAAACCGTTTAA
- the thiC gene encoding phosphomethylpyrimidine synthase ThiC, with translation MKDEIIKEVAKSEGLTPRELKNLIRTGWVILLKNRRRRIRPLAVGEKTRVKVNANIGTSPDRVDVELELEKLRVAIAAGADTVMDLSVGGEVDVIRREVLRNATVPVGTVPIYQVALEMRKRRRSFREARVRDIFRVIEKHLEDGVDFITVHCGVTSKNIETLRDRPRLCGIVSRGGVMMVEWMRYQGRENPLYEYYDELLDLAKDYSATLSLGDGLRPGALADATDEAQIRELVTIGELVQRARAAGVSVMVEGPGHIPLDQIEANIRLEKVICDRAPFYVLGPLVTDVACGYDHINGAIGGALAAWYGADFLCYVTPSEHLGLPDVEDVREGVIAARIAAHAADIARKHPGAIEWDHRISRFRKELNWDAMINSCIDPDRARGIYSIQPSRTKGVCTMCGEFCAVKKTKETLYGD, from the coding sequence TTGAAGGATGAGATCATTAAAGAGGTTGCAAAGAGCGAGGGTTTAACACCGCGGGAGCTGAAGAATCTGATCCGGACCGGATGGGTTATTCTGCTGAAAAACCGCCGGCGGCGCATCAGACCGTTGGCAGTGGGAGAGAAAACCAGGGTCAAGGTGAATGCTAATATCGGCACATCACCTGACCGGGTGGATGTGGAACTGGAGCTGGAAAAACTGCGAGTGGCAATTGCTGCCGGTGCGGACACGGTTATGGATCTGTCGGTCGGCGGAGAGGTAGATGTTATTCGCCGAGAGGTGCTCAGGAATGCCACGGTACCAGTGGGAACAGTGCCGATTTATCAGGTTGCATTGGAGATGAGAAAGCGCCGGCGGAGCTTCCGGGAAGCCCGGGTCAGGGATATCTTCCGGGTGATTGAAAAACATCTGGAGGATGGAGTCGATTTCATTACCGTGCACTGCGGGGTGACGAGTAAAAATATCGAAACGCTCCGGGATCGCCCCAGGTTATGCGGAATTGTCAGTCGGGGTGGGGTGATGATGGTTGAGTGGATGCGCTATCAGGGACGGGAAAATCCGTTGTATGAATATTATGATGAACTGCTGGATCTGGCTAAAGATTACTCCGCTACCCTATCTTTGGGAGATGGACTGCGCCCGGGGGCGTTGGCGGACGCTACCGATGAGGCTCAAATCCGCGAACTGGTAACCATTGGTGAGCTAGTCCAGCGGGCGCGGGCTGCCGGTGTATCAGTCATGGTTGAGGGGCCAGGACATATTCCTCTCGATCAGATTGAAGCAAATATCCGGCTGGAGAAGGTGATTTGTGACCGGGCACCATTTTATGTGCTGGGACCACTTGTGACCGATGTTGCCTGCGGTTATGATCACATTAACGGGGCAATTGGTGGTGCACTGGCTGCCTGGTACGGTGCGGATTTTCTTTGCTATGTCACACCATCAGAGCATCTTGGATTGCCAGATGTTGAAGACGTGCGGGAAGGAGTAATTGCTGCTCGGATTGCAGCGCATGCAGCTGATATTGCGCGGAAGCATCCCGGTGCCATTGAATGGGATCACCGGATTTCCCGTTTCCGGAAGGAACTTAACTGGGATGCGATGATTAACTCCTGTATTGACCCCGATCGGGCGCGAGGAATTTATTCAATTCAACCTTCGCGCACCAAAGGGGTGTGCACGATGTGTGGAGAATTCTGTGCGGTTAAAAAAACAAAGGAGACTTTATATGGTGATTAA
- the ricT gene encoding regulatory iron-sulfur-containing complex subunit RicT, whose translation MATENRCQGDKQSPKMVLVQFNLFKRNWCAVTSDGNFHPGEWVIVADEEGEDLGRIVAQRAAGMYTAEGTVVRRATEEDMRLKTELEAKTRQALELFLRLRDEYNLKMQVVGAHWRLDRKKICFYFVADEKLNFRMLHKAVASVLNTRVAIKQIGIRDHTRLIGGLGICGRVVCCQQFLRELKPITLRMARQQHLFVEPNKISGLCGKLLCCLSYEEGVYQDLIASCPHIGDRIQTPEGEGVVVEVNALTRRLRVRYDNGNEKTMALEELQIEG comes from the coding sequence ATGGCAACAGAGAATCGGTGCCAGGGGGATAAGCAGAGTCCGAAAATGGTTTTGGTGCAGTTTAACCTTTTTAAGAGAAACTGGTGTGCAGTTACATCTGATGGCAATTTCCACCCGGGTGAATGGGTGATTGTTGCTGATGAAGAGGGAGAAGATCTTGGTCGGATTGTAGCGCAGCGAGCTGCTGGTATGTATACGGCAGAGGGAACTGTGGTGAGACGGGCAACGGAGGAGGACATGAGATTGAAAACCGAGCTGGAGGCAAAGACCCGTCAGGCGCTTGAGCTGTTTTTACGGTTGCGCGATGAATATAACCTGAAGATGCAGGTTGTCGGTGCGCACTGGCGTCTGGATCGGAAGAAGATCTGTTTTTATTTCGTTGCCGACGAGAAGCTGAATTTCCGCATGCTGCATAAAGCGGTCGCCTCCGTCCTCAATACCCGCGTAGCGATCAAGCAAATCGGGATCCGGGACCACACCAGACTTATCGGCGGGCTGGGCATCTGTGGACGGGTAGTCTGCTGTCAGCAGTTTTTGCGGGAGCTGAAGCCGATTACTCTGCGTATGGCGCGGCAGCAGCATCTGTTTGTGGAACCAAACAAAATATCCGGTTTGTGCGGAAAGCTGCTCTGCTGTTTAAGTTATGAGGAGGGTGTTTATCAAGATCTGATCGCCAGCTGTCCCCATATTGGTGATCGTATCCAGACGCCAGAGGGAGAGGGGGTGGTTGTGGAAGTTAATGCCCTGACCCGGCGTTTAAGAGTTCGTTATGATAACGGTAATGAAAAAACCATGGCATTGGAGGAGTTGCAAATTGAAGGATGA